TGTTCACTCCTCGAACGCCCTGGACGTATGATACGTAGATTATCCCGATCATTTCGGCGCCTGGGGAAACGTGGAATACTACCCGATTATGGAGCAAGCGATAGAGTTCATTGAGGATCACCTTGCCGATCCCATCTCGGTGGAAGACGTGGCAAAACATGCATTCCAGTCGCGCTGGCATTTCCAGCGCATCTTCCGCCTCGTCACCGGCCATTCAGTCTATTCCTACATCAAGCGACGCCGGCTATCCGAAGCCGGAAATGATTTGATGTTGACTCGGGAAAGGATCATCGACATTGCATTCAAATTCCAGTACGAGACGCCGGAAAGTTTCCTACGGGCCTTTCGCAAGGAGTTCTCCGTCAATCCTTCCGAATACCGCCGGGGCAAGGAACATCGGGGGCTGCAGCGGATTTCGGTGCTTCGCGATCGCCAGCGGGAAGGCGTCGGCAAGGATGCCTTGCGTACCCAGATGGTGGTTCGGGGCGAGACCCTTCTCATCGGCCGGAAATATCGCACCACAATGCGGCAGATGCGCAATGAGACGGATATCCCCGCCTTCTGGGGCGATTTCTTTTCCCGCAATGTCATGGCGGAAATTCC
The sequence above is a segment of the Fibrobacterota bacterium genome. Coding sequences within it:
- a CDS encoding AraC family transcriptional regulator; this encodes MEYYPIMEQAIEFIEDHLADPISVEDVAKHAFQSRWHFQRIFRLVTGHSVYSYIKRRRLSEAGNDLMLTRERIIDIAFKFQYETPESFLRAFRKEFSVNPSEYRRGKEHRGLQRISVLRDRQREGVGKDALRTQMVVRGETLLIGRKYRTTMRQMRNETDIPAFWGDFFSRNVMAEIPDKADGAAMGVYFNWDIEENFDVLIGARVERFGKVPEGMEARRIAPAKYMAFTVPGNTNEDILRAWKYIYGVWMPETGYERGLADDFDLFDDRFARAENPESEIYIPLA